The Methanofollis sp. genome includes the window CGGGCTGGTGATCCCGTCGGGCGAGGCCCCGGTCGCCGTGCTGAAGAGGGCGGCAGACCTCCCCTTCGCCGGGTGCATCCTTCTGAATATCGGGGGCGTCGGGACGGGCTGCGGCCTGCCCGCCGACCTTGAGGAGATCCGCGCCGCCTATCCGGGCCGCCTCCTCTGGGGAGGGGGCGTCGCCGGGGTGCGCGACCTCGACGTCCTTGAGGGTGCGGGGTTCGACGGCGCCATCGTGGCGACGGGCGTGCACAGGGGGACGATCCCCCGCGCATGGGTGGAGGAGGGGCGGAAATGCTCGTGACCGTCGAGGGGATCGACGGGAGCGGGAAGAGCACCCTCGTCGCCGGCCTTGCCGGCGCCCTCGCCGACCTCGACCCGGTGGTCACCCGCGAGCCCGGCGCCACCTGGGTGGGCGAGGCGGTGCGGCGCGCGATCGCCGAGAACCGCGACCCCGTCACCGAGTGCCTCCTCTTTGTCGCCGACCATGCCGCCCACCTCACCCATGTCGTCAGGCCGGCCCTGGCGGCGGGGAAGATCGTCATCTCAGACAGGTACTCGGACTCCCGGTACGCGTACCAGGCCGTGACTCTGGAGGGGACGATGCCCGACCCCGAAGGCTGGCTGCGGGCCGTCCACGCCCCCTTCACCGTCGTCCCGGACCTCACCTTCCTCTGCGTCCTCCCGGTGGAGGCGGCGGTCACCCGGCTCAAGGAGCACAAGGAACACTTCGAGGAGGCGGCCGTCCTCGCCGCGGTCCAGGCAAACTATCTTCGGTTTGCGGAGGCCGAGCCCGATCGCTTCGTCCTCGTCGACGCGATGCTCGAAAAAAAGGCGGTGCTCGACTTTGTCGCCGCCGAGATCAGGCGGCGGGCCGGGTCACGGCGATAGCCCTTCCAGGATCTCGCCGACCCTTTTTTTGAGGAAAGATCATCAGGATAGGAGAGGGATGGCAGTCTCCCATCGGGATTTCCTATTCTGTCTTCCCGGGGCTTATCCTGATTTTGGCGGGGGACCCGCGCTTGTCTCATGAGATATGTGGGGGTTATTCCTCCCGGTCTGTCTCCTCGTCGTCCTCCGGTTCCTCTGTATATTCCGACGTCTGCATTCCGAGGAGGACGAGGACGATGCCGATGAGGGCGAGGAGGCCGCTCACCGTGAGGTTGGCCGTGAGAAACCAGAGGGCCGCGGCCGCGACGAGGCAGGCAAGCCCCACATAGAGCGCTTCACGCGGCATTACGTCCCCTCTGTTTTGTGTCTGTACATACAGGATCGTCCCTTTCCGGGATGATAGAAGTTGCGGGAACGGGATTACGCGTTGAAAAAAGAGATGTTGCCTGTATTCACTCCCGCCGCAGGGTGACGGTGACGTCGCCCAGGGTGAGCACGTCCACGGCCTCGCCCTCCACCTGGTAGGTGAAGGTCGGGGTGAAGGCATTCTCCGGGACAGCCACCTCCTCGCCGTCGATGGTGACGGTTGCCGGGGGGGTGACGAGCTGCTCTGCCGGCAGGGCCTCGACTGCCGCCATGAAGGCCTTCGCCTGCTTGCGGAGGGCCGGGCCGATCACCGCCTTGTTGAACTCGACGCCGGCCACCGCCTTCTCCAGCTTCGGCTCGCCCGTCTTCCAGGCGACCGTCGCATTCAGGGCCCGCGCCACGTCGCCGCAGTCGTCGATGGACTCAGGGGCATAGATGTTCATCCTGCCGAAGGGAGCGTTCAGGGCAAGACCGAGGTCGTGCTTGTACCGCCTGAGTTCGGCCGTCAGCGCGACCACATGGTCCCCGAGCCCCTCTGCCTCCGCGTCCGCGAAGGCGAGGTCGACCCATGGCTGCTTCAGAACAGACTCCTCCCTGAACTGGGCCCAGCACTCCTCGGCAAAGTGCGGGGTGTAGGGGGCGAGCATCTTGCAGAGGGCGTCCATCGTGATGGCGAGGGCGCGGCAGGCACTCGCACGCTCGGGGGCGTCGGAGTAGAGCCGTCCTTTCACGAGCTCGATATAGTCGTCCGCCAGGATGTTCTTCGTGAAGTCCCGGATCGCCTTGAGGCCCTGGTCGAACTGGCAGGTCTCCAGGGCGTCCGTCACCTCGGCAGCCGTCTCCGTCAGTTTTGCAAGGAGCCAGCGGTCCAGGAGTTCGGTCACCGGTGTGTCGTCGGGGACACCCTCGCGTTCGA containing:
- the tmk gene encoding dTMP kinase produces the protein MLVTVEGIDGSGKSTLVAGLAGALADLDPVVTREPGATWVGEAVRRAIAENRDPVTECLLFVADHAAHLTHVVRPALAAGKIVISDRYSDSRYAYQAVTLEGTMPDPEGWLRAVHAPFTVVPDLTFLCVLPVEAAVTRLKEHKEHFEEAAVLAAVQANYLRFAEAEPDRFVLVDAMLEKKAVLDFVAAEIRRRAGSRR